The Pseudorhodobacter turbinis genome contains a region encoding:
- a CDS encoding RrF2 family transcriptional regulator produces MRLTVRTNLAMRTLMYCAVNEGHVVRKQEVAKSCDASENHLAQVIHKLAQAGFITTVRGRSGGLKLNRTPDSIRVGEVVRSFEASVPFTECMDNNPDAAPNCPLVDVCRLKSAFSTALEAFYASLDSLTLADMVNGNSGLRRLLAVA; encoded by the coding sequence ATGAGACTGACAGTACGGACCAATCTTGCCATGCGGACGCTGATGTATTGCGCCGTGAATGAAGGCCATGTTGTGCGCAAGCAGGAGGTGGCCAAAAGCTGCGATGCCTCGGAAAACCATTTGGCGCAGGTGATACATAAACTGGCACAGGCAGGCTTCATCACCACGGTTCGCGGGCGCAGCGGCGGGTTGAAGCTTAATCGCACGCCAGACTCGATCCGCGTGGGCGAGGTTGTGCGCAGCTTTGAGGCCTCGGTGCCATTCACCGAATGTATGGACAACAATCCCGATGCGGCCCCCAACTGCCCGCTTGTCGACGTCTGCCGTCTTAAATCTGCCTTCAGCACTGCGCTGGAGGCGTTCTATGCGTCACTAGACAGCCTGACCCTTGCCGACATGGTAAACGGGAATAGCGGCCTCAGACGTTTGCTTGCCGTGGCATGA